One Vigna unguiculata cultivar IT97K-499-35 chromosome 7, ASM411807v1, whole genome shotgun sequence genomic region harbors:
- the LOC114189892 gene encoding uncharacterized protein LOC114189892, translating into MGEFTIQISNDLVNQLVDDGMPKKKTRKSRRKIARDTEKSQSNETRKPESAVIPGWPVQPPLHLPGTFPAQPLQSELESIQSTLQESEKVLERLQKQEETMLQEVTQKAKDLHDKEYKLPNPKPGPCTAERFATLSCYKEHFKDPLKCASLVTSFADCLRRFGRLGDK; encoded by the coding sequence ATGGGTGAGTTTACGATTCAGATTAGCAATGACCTTGTCAATCAGCTTGTTGATGATGGCATGCCaaagaaaaaaactagaaaGAGCAGACGAAAGATAGCAAGAGACACTGAAAAGTCTCAATCTAATGAAACTAGAAAGCCAGAGAGTGCAGTTATTCCAGGGTGGCCAGTGCAGCCCCCTTTGCATCTACCTGGAACGTTTCCTGCTCAACCTCTACAGTCAGAGTTAGAGAGTATTCAGTCTACGCTTCAGGAAAGTGAGAAGGTTTTGGAAAGATTGCAGAAGCAAGAGGAGACTATGTTGCAGGAAGTAACCCAGAAGGCAAAGGATCTTCATGATAAAGAGTATAAGCTTCCAAACCCAAAGCCTGGGCCATGCACGGCCGAGAGATTTGCGACCTTATCATGTTACAAGGAACATTTCAAGGATCCTTTGAAGTGTGCTAGTCTTGTTACCAGTTTTGCTGATTGCCTACGTAGGTTTGGCCGTTTAGGTGACAAGTGA